The following DNA comes from Simkania negevensis Z.
TCCCATCTTCTCAGCTCATTACTGAAACCTCAACAGGATGTATGGACCTTTTACCTGATATCCAAGAGGTTCAGGTAGATTGCCTGAATGGTTCTATCGAATTCCCATTCAGTTTTCAATCAAGAGAAATGAAGGAGAATCGCCTTCTTTTTCAAAAGTGGAAAGACAAAGTTGGAGAAAAAGAATGCACAAAGAAGAAAAAAGAATTTTTAGATAATAGGGTGGCTTCTATGGGAGGGAAGCTCATCGGTTTTAGAAGCGAAAAGGAATGTGATTTAGCCTTCTTCTACCATATCTTAAATGAGAATTATCCAAACCGATTTAATGCAAAAAAAGAAGCTGAAAAAGTTGGCGTTGAACAATTTCGTCAACATCTGGGGAGCTTGTTTGATCAGGTTGTGGTATATGACGATGCAACTCCTTTCCCAACACGTCAAGGAATTGGGGCTGGAGAGAAGAGAAGCCACTTTGCTCTCACAGGTCCGAAAACGCGTACTAAATGAAGAAGGATGGTATTTAAAAAACTATAAGCGCATCAATTTTCAATATTCCTAACTGATTTGGATTGTTAAGTTCTTTAAAAATAGTATATTCCTTGAGCTACATTTGACGTTACTACTCATGCTTTACTATATAAGCCCGGAGTTTAGGTTAATAAAGTTCGTTTTTTAACATAATGATACCGCATCTTATATCCAAGAGATTAAAGATATTGTAAGTCAGTTATCTTACCGATTAAAAAATCGGCTTTTCTTTTAAGATTCAATGGGTTATATTTTTCTCTGGATTTGCTAAAATCGGAGATAATATGCAGATGTCAAGGGTGTTAGAGACAGCAAAAATTGCACTTCATTGGGACCATATCTTGGCTCCAACTAACCGAGAAGCCGGAAAGATTCAAGATGACTCTTGGAAGGGAAGCGCCAAAAAAGTCGCAGGGTTAGTCCTAGTAGCCTTTTCTTGCACTTTATTTGGCTGGGAAATTTCTGCGCTGCTCTTTTTCAATACAGGTCTTTACCATCTGAGCCGTGCTTATCAAAAAACCTTTTCAATCAATGAAACTCCTATAGAAGAAATCGGACTTTCTCAAGAAGAGATTGACCGATTGAACCAGCTTGGGATTGACACGATACTGAAAGCCTCTACTGAAGGGAAGAAAATTGGGTTAATCATCGGAAGAGATAAGAATCAGCCAGTACCTAAGGAAGACGGCTGGCTTTGGGTAGCAGGCAATATTGCAGGGGATCCTGCAATTCTAGAAAACCGTGTCGATCTTCAAATGAACTTCTCTGATGAAGGAATAATTCAAAAGTTAGAAGGGATGTTTGATCGTGTTGTTGTGGATATCTCGACACTTAAATTCATTCGCGGGGCTTGGCAGAAGGTTACTCCTTTGTTAAAACCACTCTTATCTTCTGAGCTCATTACTGAAACCTCGACGGGATGTATGGGGATTTTATTTGATATCAAAGACGTTCAGGTAGATTGTCCAAATGGTTCTATCAATTGTCCAATGAGTTTTCAATCAAAAGAAATGAACGAGAACCGCACTCTTTTTCAAGAATGGAAAGACAAGGTGGGAGAAAAAGAATTTGCAAAGAGGAAAAAAGATTTTTTAGGCAATATGGAGGCTTCTGAAAGAGAGACTCTCATCGGTTTTGGTGGTGAAAAGGAGCTTGATTTAGCTTTTTTCTACCATATCTTAAGTGAGCATTATCCCAACCGATTTAATGCATTTAGAGAAGCAGAGAAAGTCGGTGTTGAACACTTTCGTCATTATCTGAAGCTCTTGTTTGATCGGGTTGTGGTATATGATAATGCAGCTCCTTTCCCAACACGTCAAGGAATTGGGTATGGAGAGCAGGGAAGCCACTTTATTCTTACAGGTCCGGCAACGCGTACTAAAGAAAGAAGAAGGGTATTTGAAAAACTATGAGCGAATCAATTCCCAATGAAAGAACGAGACTTTTATCGAAACCTCATCCATGGTACTCTGGGCCGTATGAACCAACTCTTGGATAGCTAATTGAATATTACCAAAAGAAATTAGAATTTTTGCAATTAAGTTTTTTTCATCATTGCTCTACGGAAAGTGGAGAACAAGCTTACCTGGCTGGACGTATCGTTGAGTTCCTATAAGGGATATATTCCTTTAGGAGATCCTAAGGAGTCTACGAACTATCCTCCACCGGATTTAGATAAGCATGATCAAGCCACAGAGCTTGATCGATAAAAATTGATTTATTATGAAGCAGGTTCCTATACTTGAGAAAAAGTATTTGAGTGCTGCCCATGACTTGGTCTGAAATTGAACACATCTTTAATCGCGCTTTGAAGTTCTCGTTTTCAAAACGGAAGCTTCTCTTCATGTTCCCTGTGCTTCTCGTTTGCGGTTTAATGACCGTTTTTTGTCGCGCGGTTGCCATTCATGCAGGGCAGTGGGTGGTTCTAAGTTTGACTTTCTTGCCGATTTTCTTGTCTTCAGGGCTTTTGCTTGCTGCAGGGGTCGTATTAGCGCGCGTTTACCACCATGAAGTCAAGATGATTCCACTCAGCTATAAGAAGATTCTCAGTCAATCCTGGGAGCTTCTCGTAGGGGTTTCTTATTTGACACTGCCACTTATGCTTTCCTATTTACTTTTGTGGGTCCTCATGGGAGTTTTTTACTTGCTGAAAGAGATCCCAGCACTAGGTGAAACACTAGGGGTTTTATTGGCATTTGGCCCCTTTTTATTGGTTCTTGGATCCTTAGTTTTAAGTCTGTTTAATCTCTTTCTCCTCTTTTTTGCGACGCCCCATATTGCCCTTCAAACAGGGATGAAACTCAAATTAGCTGAGCAGGTTTTCCGCCGGTTTACAGAAAATATTTTTTCTAACCTAGCTTTATTTTTAGTTGGGATCATTCCCTTACTTGTCATTGTAGGAGTTCTTTGCCTTGCTGCATTTTTGACAGGAGTAAACTTTTTTATGCGAACAGAAACCCTAGCGATCGCCCTTCAGTGGTTTTTTATCATGATTCCCTTTACGGCATTGCTTTCTCCGGGTATTCTTTTCTTTTTCAATTTCGCGGTAGAAAGCTACGTACACATGCAAAAAAGACATGCCTAAGATTGCAATTGTTGGCGCCGGGTTTTCGGGCCTAGGTCTTTGTTATCATCTGCTGCAATGCGGCTATCAAGTGACACTCTTTGATCCCAAAGGGATTGGGGGTGGCGCTTCTGGAATAGCTTCGGGTCTTTTGCACCCGTACCCAGGAGAAAGTGCCCGTATGAGCTGGAGGGGACTTGAAGCCATGCGAGAGGCCGAGCTTTTGATTGATAAAGCAAGCGAGGCTTTAGGGCGTGCGGTTGCCCGCAAAGAGGGTATTTTACACCTAGCGATTAGCGAGAAAAAGAAAGAAGCTTTTCTTCAGCGTGCAAATACTCAAGACGATGTGGAGTGGTGGGATGCTAAGACGTGTCATGAGCGTGTCAAAGGTGCTCATTTTTGCCCTGGTATTTTCATTCGCTCAGGTCAAACGGTTCATCCAAAACTCTATTTGAAAGGACTTTGGAAAGTGTGTCAAAAGGAGGGAGCTGAGCTGGAAAAGAAAGAAGTCGATGTGGCTTCATTAAAAGGGTTTGATCAAATCGTAATTGCAGCAGGAAGCGGCATTCGAAAGATGAAAGAGTGTGAAAGCTTGAATGTCAAGCTTAACAAGGGCCAGCTCTTAGTATGCACTAAGCCAAGTTATTTCAATCCAGGATTTAGTTTAGTTGGGAAAGGGTATTTAGCCTTGAGCGAGGACGAGAATCGGTGCTATTTGGGTTCGACTTATGAGCATGAGTTTATCACTGAGCAGCCCTGCATTGGTCATGCAACCGAAATGATTTTTTCGCGAATTGGGCAATTTCTTCCTTCCTATGGAGCATTCGAAGTGACAGAGTGTTTGTCAGGCATGCGCGTTGTGAATCGGAAAACTTACCATCCAATTGTTGGAAAGCTCCGAGAAGGGGTTTGGGTGCTCACAGCAATGGGTTCACGTGGACTCCTCTATCATGGTCTCATGGGAAAAATGCTTGCACAGGCAATCGTAGCAAATGATCCCTTATTGATTCCCAAGGAGGTCCGTCTATGACAGCTGCAGCTCTTTTTTTGGGAACCGGCGCTTCGATGGGAATTCCTGTTATTGGGTGCGACTGCGCTGTTTGCAACTCGTCATTACCAGCAAACAAACGGTTGCGTCCTTCCCTTTTATTAACAGTTGGAGATAAGCGGTACGTCGTTGACATTGGACCAGATTTTCGGACGCAGGCGCTGCAACATCAGATCGATCGTTTGGATGGAGTGATCATTACCCATAGTCATTATGATCATATTGCAGGACTTGATGAACTCCGCATTTATTTTTTTCGAGAGAAAATCCCCGTTCCATGTTTGGTTTCGCCAGAAACGTTAGAAGAAATCAAAATTCGGTATCACTACATCATGCCCCCTTCACAAGAAGATGTCTCACATGTGATGAAGTTTGACTTTCAGGTACTTGAAGGTCATGAAGGAGAAACGACATTTGAAGGACTTTCACTTCGGTATTTTAGCTACTTTCAAAAGGGAATGAAAGTCACGGGGATTAGGATTAAGGATTTTGCTTATGTGGTGGATATTTTAGAGTATCCTGAATCGATTTATAAGCAATTAGAGGGAGTGCAGACACTTGTAATTGATGGGATGACTTGGGAGCGAACAGCAGCTCATTTGGGCATTCAGGAAGTGATTGAATTTGCAAAAAAAATTGGCTGTGAGAAAACTTATTTAACGCATGTTGCTCATGAAACAGATCATGATGTAATGAATGCAAAACTTCCAAATGGAATGGAAATGGCTTACGACGGATTGAAAATACGCTTATGGTAGATGAAAAGCGACTATACGAAGATGTACGCTATGAAATTAGCGATTTAAATACAGCACTATTAATTGGGTGTTACACCAAGTCTTCTGATCTCATGCTTTGCAAAGAACATATCGATGAACTCGAATCTTTGGCTGATACGTATGGATTTGAAGTGGTTTCAAAAAACCCGTGTCCGCTTCGAAAAATTGAAGCGAGTACTTATATTGGCAAAGGTAAAATCGAAGAACTACAAGCCGCTGCTGATGAGAGCAAAGCAGATGTAGTGATTTTTGATGATGAGATTTCTCCCAATCAACAGCGCAACTTAGAAAAAATCTTCAAACGGCCTGTAATTGATCGGACTGAACTCATTTTAGAAATTTTTTCGCAAAGAGCTCAAACGCGGGAAGCAAAGCTGCAAGTTGAGCTGGCGAAGAGCCATTACCAGTTGCCTCGACTCAAACGCCTTTGGACTCACTTATCGCGACAGGTTGCAAGTGGAAAAGGGTTCTTGAAAGGGGCAGGGGAGCGGCAAATCGAATTAGACCGTCGGATGGTGCGCGATCGGATCTCCCGGCTTAAAAATGAAATCGAAGAGGTGCGTCACCAAAGAGATGTGCAGCGTCATGCACGTATTCGCTCTGGTGTTCCAACTTTTGCCATCATTGGGTACACGAATGTGGGGAAATCGACACTCCTCCATGCGCTCACGCAAGCAGAAGTGCTCATTGAAGATAAACTCTTTGCGACACTTGATACGACGACGCGTAAATTCACTTTGCCGAACCACCAAGAGATTCTCCTTATTGATACAGTTGGTTTTATCCGGAAAATTCCTCATACACTAGTTGCAGCCTTTAAGAGCACGCTTGAAGAGGCGATGTATACCGACATTCTTCTCCATCTTGTCGATATCAATCACCCTCTAGCCGAAGAACATGCCGAGTCGACCTATGAGGTTTTGAAAGAACTTGGAGCTGAAGGTAAACCTATGATCACTGTGCTTAATAAAATTGATGCCATTGAAAATAAAGGAATCATTGGAAGATTTAAGTTGAAATATCCCCGTGTAGTGGGGATTTCAGCTTTAAAAGAGCTAGGCTTTGACGATTTGATGCGGACGATGATGGACACGATCAAAGACCTTAGAACGGTTCTTAAACTTCGCATTCCGCAAAAAGAATACGCCCTTGTCAGTCGTTTACTTAATGAGGGACGGCTTATTCATCAAGAGTATGAAGAAAATGATATTTTGATAGAGATTGAAATTCCGAAGCATTTGCTTCACAAAGTTGAGCCCTACATCATTGTGGAGAGTTAGAATGTCACTGCTTACAAAACTTCCTCCTCAAGAAAGGCCTCGTGAAAGATTTCTCACTCTTGGCGGCGATGCCCTTTCTCTCACCGAACTTTTAGCCATTTGCTTGGGAAGTGGGAGGCAAGGTCACTCTGTTTTGCATCTTGCAGAGGAGCTGTTAGCAACTTTTGGAAGTCTTTCGAGCCTTCTCGAAGCCTCAGTAAGTCAGCTCACACAAGTCAAGGGAATCGGACAAGCAAAAGCGGTTCAGCTCAAAGCAATTTTTGCACTTGCTAAGCGGTTCCAGCGCCGCGCAGGTGCTGCCAAATTTCCCGTTAAGTGTCCCAAAGATGCCTACTATCTCATTGCTCCTTACTTGGAAGATGAAAAGCAAGAAAAGGTGGCGCTTCTCTTTCGGAATGTGAAAGGAGAAATCTTTCACCATGAAATCATTGCCTCTGGAACGCTATCCGAAGTTCTCGTACATCCACGCGAAGTGTTTCATCATGTTCTCATTCATCGAGCGTTTAGCTTCATCCTGGTACACAATCATCCGAGTGGCAGTCCTACTCCTTCCAAATGCGACATTGAACTCACAAGACTTGTTGAGACTTCGGGTCGACTTATGGGAATCCGCTTAGATGATCATCTTATCATTGGCAAACGAACTTTTGTTTCTCTCTGGGAAAGAGGAGCCATTCGGCGCAAAGGTTACTAACCTGAGCTCTGGGTTTATTTTGCTTATACTCAAGAAAGAGGGTTCTCTTAAATTCGAGGTATTTTTCCCGATGGAAAAGGCCAAACGGTCCTTTTCGAGGCAAGCAGGCTGAGAAGAAAGAGAAAAATCCCTAAGAAAGAGCGAAATAAACTTAGAATTCAGGTTACTACATTCTATATTGCAAAGCTTTGTTTGACGAAATCAACCGCGCCTGATGCGAACATCTGAACGGCAATCAGGGCAACGATCATTCCACCCAAACGCTCAAAAGCAATCAACCCCTTTTCACCAAGGCCATGCTTCAAAAGAGAGGCAATCAAGGTGATCATGAATGAAACAAACATGGCTCCAACGATGATCATTGTCATAGTGAGCTGATCGTTTAAACGACTAGAAAAGAGCATCACAGCAGTGATTGACCCAGGTCCGGCGATCACAGGTGTTGCAAGAGGAACCAATATTGGTTCGTGTTTGGGGCCAGCTTCTTGATCATGCTTGGGGAATATCATTCCAATGGCGATGAGCAAGAGGAGGATTCCTCCAGCCATTCCCAAGATGGGTTGAGAAATACCTAGAAGATGAAAAATATTGGCTCCAAAATAATTGAAGAGGAGGAGAATCACGAGGGCTAAAACGAATTCGCGGATCAGAATGACACGCTGTTGTCTCGGGCTGTAGCGCGCTAAAAGGCCGATGAAGAGGGGGATGTTCCCGAGGACGTTGATAACAAAAAAGAGGGATACCGCCATCGAGATAGGGTGGGCAGGCATTATGATCTCCTTAGGTTTATTCACGAAGCATTCTAGAGAGAAATAGAATTTTTTTGTAGGTCTTTCTTTTCTGAGGTTTCTGTGGCATAATAGCATCGATGAAAAAGAAAAAATATAAAGTTGTCACTTTAGGTTGTCGGACCAATCAATATGAATCGCAGGCCTATATCGATCAGTTGAAAGCTTCTGGCTATAGCGAAGCCGCCGAAACGGAAAGTGCAGATGTCTGCATCGTTAACACTTGCACGGTCACGGCTTCAGCAGACAAGCGCAGCCTTTACCAAATTCGGAAGCTAGCGCGCGAGCACTCTCCAGAAAGGCTCATTGTTACGGGGTGCATGGCCGAGCGAGCTGCCGATGAAATCCGAGCAGTTGAGGGAGTCACCGATGTGGTTCCGAATCAACGGAAAGAAGCTCTCCTTGATGAAGTCTTTCCCGAAACTGATTGGCCTGAGTTTAAGATTGAGCGGTTTGAAGCTCATACCCGGGCTTTTGTCAAAATCCAAGATGGGTGCAATTCTTACTGTAGTTACTGTGTTATCCCGTTTGTCCGTGGTCGTTCGCGTTCTAAAACTGTTTACGACATTCTCGCCGAAATCGAAGGACTTGTCGAAAATGGCTACAAGGAAATTGTCCTCACAGGAATCAATATTGGAGATTTTGATGGAGGGACGCCCGAGAATCCTGTTCGTCTGAGTACCCTTGTTCGCCTCGTCGATCAAATAGAAGGGCTAGAGAGAATCCGGATCTCTTCGATTGATCCCGATGAGGTAGAAGACGATTTAATCGATGCAGTGATAAATGGAAAAAAGACTTGTCACTCCATGCATATTGTCCTGCAAGCTGGTTCGAATGTCACGCTTAAACGGATGCGCCGGAAATACACCCGCAGGGACGTTCTCGATGCAACTAGGCGGCTCCAGAGAGCCAGTTCCGATTTTACCTTCACTACCGATGTGATTGTGGGTTTTCCAGGTGAGACGGAAGAAGACTTTCAAGAAACTGTCGATCTTATTCGCGAGATCCGTTTTGCAAAAGTGCACATGTTTCCTTATAGTGACCGTCCAAAAACGCGCGCCTCTCGCATGCCAAACAAAGTGGCCCAAGAAGTAATCGATAAGAGGCGTCAACTCCTCCTTAAAGTTGCTGACGAAGTGGCGTACGATCTGAGGCAAAGCTATATTGGACGGACATTTGATGTCCTCATCGAAAGTAAAAACATGGGACATACCAATCACTTTCTTCCCGTGTACATTGAAGAGAAAGGGCTTCGCTCGAATGAAATGATTCAAGTGGAGTGTTTTGCTAATAGTGTAGAAGGTTTAAT
Coding sequences within:
- a CDS encoding MarC family protein, with the protein product MNKPKEIIMPAHPISMAVSLFFVINVLGNIPLFIGLLARYSPRQQRVILIREFVLALVILLLFNYFGANIFHLLGISQPILGMAGGILLLLIAIGMIFPKHDQEAGPKHEPILVPLATPVIAGPGSITAVMLFSSRLNDQLTMTMIIVGAMFVSFMITLIASLLKHGLGEKGLIAFERLGGMIVALIAVQMFASGAVDFVKQSFAI
- a CDS encoding MBL fold metallo-hydrolase; amino-acid sequence: MTAAALFLGTGASMGIPVIGCDCAVCNSSLPANKRLRPSLLLTVGDKRYVVDIGPDFRTQALQHQIDRLDGVIITHSHYDHIAGLDELRIYFFREKIPVPCLVSPETLEEIKIRYHYIMPPSQEDVSHVMKFDFQVLEGHEGETTFEGLSLRYFSYFQKGMKVTGIRIKDFAYVVDILEYPESIYKQLEGVQTLVIDGMTWERTAAHLGIQEVIEFAKKIGCEKTYLTHVAHETDHDVMNAKLPNGMEMAYDGLKIRLW
- the mtaB gene encoding tRNA (N(6)-L-threonylcarbamoyladenosine(37)-C(2))-methylthiotransferase MtaB, which produces MKKKKYKVVTLGCRTNQYESQAYIDQLKASGYSEAAETESADVCIVNTCTVTASADKRSLYQIRKLAREHSPERLIVTGCMAERAADEIRAVEGVTDVVPNQRKEALLDEVFPETDWPEFKIERFEAHTRAFVKIQDGCNSYCSYCVIPFVRGRSRSKTVYDILAEIEGLVENGYKEIVLTGINIGDFDGGTPENPVRLSTLVRLVDQIEGLERIRISSIDPDEVEDDLIDAVINGKKTCHSMHIVLQAGSNVTLKRMRRKYTRRDVLDATRRLQRASSDFTFTTDVIVGFPGETEEDFQETVDLIREIRFAKVHMFPYSDRPKTRASRMPNKVAQEVIDKRRQLLLKVADEVAYDLRQSYIGRTFDVLIESKNMGHTNHFLPVYIEEKGLRSNEMIQVECFANSVEGLIGKKVEAHAIAAY
- the radC gene encoding RadC family protein; protein product: MSLLTKLPPQERPRERFLTLGGDALSLTELLAICLGSGRQGHSVLHLAEELLATFGSLSSLLEASVSQLTQVKGIGQAKAVQLKAIFALAKRFQRRAGAAKFPVKCPKDAYYLIAPYLEDEKQEKVALLFRNVKGEIFHHEIIASGTLSEVLVHPREVFHHVLIHRAFSFILVHNHPSGSPTPSKCDIELTRLVETSGRLMGIRLDDHLIIGKRTFVSLWERGAIRRKGY
- a CDS encoding NAD(P)/FAD-dependent oxidoreductase; amino-acid sequence: MPKIAIVGAGFSGLGLCYHLLQCGYQVTLFDPKGIGGGASGIASGLLHPYPGESARMSWRGLEAMREAELLIDKASEALGRAVARKEGILHLAISEKKKEAFLQRANTQDDVEWWDAKTCHERVKGAHFCPGIFIRSGQTVHPKLYLKGLWKVCQKEGAELEKKEVDVASLKGFDQIVIAAGSGIRKMKECESLNVKLNKGQLLVCTKPSYFNPGFSLVGKGYLALSEDENRCYLGSTYEHEFITEQPCIGHATEMIFSRIGQFLPSYGAFEVTECLSGMRVVNRKTYHPIVGKLREGVWVLTAMGSRGLLYHGLMGKMLAQAIVANDPLLIPKEVRL
- the hflX gene encoding GTPase HflX yields the protein MVDEKRLYEDVRYEISDLNTALLIGCYTKSSDLMLCKEHIDELESLADTYGFEVVSKNPCPLRKIEASTYIGKGKIEELQAAADESKADVVIFDDEISPNQQRNLEKIFKRPVIDRTELILEIFSQRAQTREAKLQVELAKSHYQLPRLKRLWTHLSRQVASGKGFLKGAGERQIELDRRMVRDRISRLKNEIEEVRHQRDVQRHARIRSGVPTFAIIGYTNVGKSTLLHALTQAEVLIEDKLFATLDTTTRKFTLPNHQEILLIDTVGFIRKIPHTLVAAFKSTLEEAMYTDILLHLVDINHPLAEEHAESTYEVLKELGAEGKPMITVLNKIDAIENKGIIGRFKLKYPRVVGISALKELGFDDLMRTMMDTIKDLRTVLKLRIPQKEYALVSRLLNEGRLIHQEYEENDILIEIEIPKHLLHKVEPYIIVES